The Dioscorea cayenensis subsp. rotundata cultivar TDr96_F1 chromosome 16, TDr96_F1_v2_PseudoChromosome.rev07_lg8_w22 25.fasta, whole genome shotgun sequence sequence TTATTATATTAATTCGTAAATCACTGTCGACTTTTTCTTCAGTTCAACCaactattcattcattcattcattcatttttagtAATGTTTTGTGCTTTGAGTAATGCCTTCAGGTTGTCAGCCTTTGTTATCAATGGAAGTCAAGTGTTCTTATTGTtaattacattattattattattattattattattattattattattttgattgagatGGAGGAATAATACAGCTTGACAAGCCTACTCACCAAAACACATCACCATCCACCCAATTTAGTCCAAGTTTTTTCATTCGGTTCCACATTTAATCATTAGTTTTAACAATAACATACCTTACTTTTTGGATTCTGATCGGACCCggtgctatttttatttttaaattatttaatttttcttactgttttatcaattattattttcaaagaaaaaaaaaaacctatttggACTTTAGTGCCTACCCTCTTTTAATGCCTACATAGTTTTTCCCACCAAATGAATCAAATATTGACTATGGATTGATTGCATGAAGAAAGaatgaaacaaagaaagaaacataatatattTGAAGACTTTAGACTAGTCAAAGGTAGGAGAAATTGTTAactacaaataaagaaaaataggattcaaATGTTCATACTTTTTGTTTGCCGTCTTTTTTTACAAGtgtaataaatgaatgaatttcaAACGTGATACatagttggaaaaaaaaaaaaaaaaaattatctctatGTTTCTTCATTTTGGAAATGGTGGTTGTTGGGtgataaaacttttatttaatttattattactttggattgttgaagagtaccaatgtgaaaaaaaaaaatgtttcttattgactattaaatgaaaatgaaatctaGTTATTTTGACAACAATGTCTACATCATTAGTGATaaattagtaaataattaaaaaaaaacaattagtaacaaaactacaaataatggGTAGCTAATTTGTCATTTATCAAATGGTGCATCAAGAGTCAAGATGTAACATTTTAGGTAACAAATCAATACAAGTTCAATGTAGAATaagtttggatgatttaatattgaagataattaaattattatatttttatataaacaaaagttAAATCAAATAGAGATTGATCTTgatttaagtatttaataattaagtttgagCTTAATCTAAAccggatttatttgttttttattaaaataaaaataaaaaatgaaactcCGGGTCCCGGCAAAAACCCTAATTAGGATAGGGTTTTgacttaaaaagaaaaggttgCTTATTTTCCAAGATGTGGGTTTTGGTAGGTAacctaaaaaaacaaatgaatgacCTACATTTCACCATGTCATCCCTAACaattaatgcaatttttttttttcattttataaagaaaaaaaaaacaattaaaaatcattGAATATATGAGATTTAATGTTTTGGAGAAccatgtttattatatatatattggttttattgaagagaaatgaaataaaaaggcAGTAATTATTTGTAATTAAGAATTCCAATATGTCGGTATAAAGGTGCTAGTTAGCCTTTTATAATCATTCTTATGGTTAATGAAtcacaaaaaccaaaataaaaaggcAAAATTAGTGCTTTGGTCTTAATCAACCATCTAATCTTGATTTAAAATCCATGAACAAACAATTAATGGGTCCCTTCTACCTCTTTGCCTAACAACCacctataattaattaattaacccaaatattatatatatatatatatatataaagttttatggaaaaacaaaaatataattaattataactcgTAAAAAAGTACTTTAATATGTTGTGACAGTACACTTTAGTTTTTAACTCATCAGTGTTTTCTTCTtcagtttaattgagtttaatAAGAGAATCTTGTGTAGGTCCATTTCTTTTACTATTTCATTCCTTTCCAAcataaccctaaccctaaccctaaccctaatcctaaccctaacccttctttctctttcttcatatttacatatatatatatatatatatatctctatatatatatatccacaacTCAAGCAACACACCTTCCACCAACtccaacacaaacacaaacacaaacacaaacacaaacacaaagagagaaagaagagtgatcatcatcatcatcatcatcatcatcatcaacaacaacaacaacaacaacaacatcaatggGGAGAGGAAGAGCTCCATGCTGTGAGAAAGTAGGGTTGAACAAGGGTTCATGGACACCAGCTGAAGACATGAGACTTGTTTCTTATATTCAAAAGTTTGGCCATGGCAATTGGAGATCTCTTCCCAAACGTGCAGGTTTCtttattctttctctcttttttatcatatatatatacttatatatattattattatggaaacatttaattaaatatttatgataaatttatttttatggacAGGTTTGTTGAGATGTGGAAAGAGTTGTCGTTTGAGATGGATCAATTACTTAAGACCAGACATCAAACGTGGCAACTtcaccaaagaagaagaagacaccATTATCAACCTCCATGCTTTACTTGGCAACAAgtactaattaatatattattcactctttatttcatccatttttatttctttcattaattaattaattaattaattaaccaatatttaattgattcttatatatatatatatatatattgcatgtaTAGGTGGTCAAAGATTGCTTCTTATCTTCCTGGAAGAACTGATAATGAGATTAAGAATGTTTGGAATACACACTTGAAGAAGAGACTTATTATgccaacatcttcttcttctaattcttCCTCTGAtcattctccttctccttcttcttcttcttctgatcaGAGTGAAGCTAAGAGTAGCACTAATAATGGCCAAGAAGTTCATCAAGAAGTAAAGGTTGATGATTATGATATAAACATCGAAgaacttattatttttgatgaaatgctcGATATTTTTCCTATCGAAAACAAGACGACGATGACGACAACAACAACCATTgctagtagtagtagtagttctTGCTCATTGAATTGTGAGTATAATCAAATTGAAAGTGAAAATGAGAGCAAGAAATGGTTGGCTTATTTGGAGAAAGAGCTTGATTTGTGGGAATGTGAagatactactactactactaataataataattataataaacaagAGTATGAGAAGAAGGAAATTGTTGATTATATGGAGAGTGAGCATGATGATCCGGTCTTGAGTTATTTTCAAAGGGGTCCATCTTCACCACAAAACTTTCTTCTTGACTTCCCATCTCTTGACTCTATTACATCAACTTCAAATGGtttcttattataattttttttttccttttcttttggtTGGCAATTTGCTTTGTGTGCTTCTCTTTTGTGTCTGTGGTTATAATGGGACTAATGTAAACTTTTTCTAACTGGGGGTTaaagttttggttttcttttgtatCTTTTACATTAATTGTATCATCATCTTTGTCATTGATTTGCTCTTGTTGTACTTTTGAGATTGAAATGAGTCACATTAGAATCCAATTTTAAGGAACAAGGATTCTTTGAGAGAATATTCTTTCCATTTATTTGAAAGttttatttactaatttatttttatataaaaaataagcgGTAGGGTTCCTAATCCGTGGAGCCACGGGCTCTAAACAAGTATGGGCATAAAAACTTTAtacttttttcaataaatgaTATCTATAATCAAATAGATGAAACTTTCATAAtctgtattttttatataaggattcaaatttaaaatcacTTGTTTAACTGACCCAATCCTCTATTATTTAGATCAAAACCgacattaataaatatataattattatttgtaaaaaaataatatgctaAAATATTAGA is a genomic window containing:
- the LOC120278845 gene encoding transcription factor MYB10-like; protein product: MGRGRAPCCEKVGLNKGSWTPAEDMRLVSYIQKFGHGNWRSLPKRAGLLRCGKSCRLRWINYLRPDIKRGNFTKEEEDTIINLHALLGNKWSKIASYLPGRTDNEIKNVWNTHLKKRLIMPTSSSSNSSSDHSPSPSSSSSDQSEAKSSTNNGQEVHQEVKVDDYDINIEELIIFDEMLDIFPIENKTTMTTTTTIASSSSSSCSLNCEYNQIESENESKKWLAYLEKELDLWECEDTTTTTNNNNYNKQEYEKKEIVDYMESEHDDPVLSYFQRGPSSPQNFLLDFPSLDSITSTSNGFLL